In Candidatus Manganitrophus morganii, the genomic window CTCTCCGAGGACAAGACGGGATTGCACCCGCTCATAAAGCCCCGACGATTGCAGCGCCGACACCGCCGCCTTGCCGTAGGGGGCATGGGCCGGATTGGCGATGGCGATTTTCCGGACCGACGGGTGAAGGAGGGCCCGCATCTCCTCTTTGGCGACGTCGATTGGAGACTCGTTCGGCACCCAGAGGACGAGCCGTCCGGTGGCATATCGGAAAAACGATTCAGGAATGGCCAGTCCCGTCTCGATCAACCGGTTCGGATACGACTCGTCGGCCGAAAAGAAGAGATCGAACGGCGCGCCCGCCGTGATCTGTGCAACGAAGCTCCCGGAGGCGCCAAAGGAGACTTTCACCCTGCTCCCCGTCGACTTCTCGAAGGCCGATGCGATCTCTCCCATGGCGAACTGAAGGTCCGAGGCGGCGGCGACGGCGAGGGTCGGCGAAGAGGGCGCCGCTCCATTCGATGAAAATGCGATGAGGACGCAGATGAAGACGAACAGCCCCGGTACGCCGATCCGCCTCACGCCATTTTCTCCCTTCGAAACCGCTCGAGCTCCTTGAACCAAAAGAGAACCGTCTCCCGAGGATAACCGGCGTTTCGCCGACTGGTTGAAGGGACGACGAAGACGTTGCTCTCCCCGATCCTTTCGGGTTTGGCCCCCGGCCCTTCATTTCGGCCGAAGAGGGCTCGGTATGCGGTCAATCCATTCAAACAAACGATCCGCGGACGGTACATCCTGATCTTATTTTGAACGACGATCGCTCCGGCTTCAAATTCGGCCCTCGTCAAATCAGAGGCGCTGTCGGAG contains:
- the modA gene encoding molybdate ABC transporter substrate-binding protein, with the protein product MRRIGVPGLFVFICVLIAFSSNGAAPSSPTLAVAAASDLQFAMGEIASAFEKSTGSRVKVSFGASGSFVAQITAGAPFDLFFSADESYPNRLIETGLAIPESFFRYATGRLVLWVPNESPIDVAKEEMRALLHPSVRKIAIANPAHAPYGKAAVSALQSSGLYERVQSRLVLGENISQATQFVQSGNADIGLLSLSHANAAAMKEKGRFWLVPADAYPPLHQGVVILRRSREAALAQSLIDFIKSGEGKVILERYGFTLSSEAK
- a CDS encoding mismatch-specific DNA-glycosylase, producing the protein MTPLPDILEAELSIVFVGINPGTTSAQVGHYYARSTNLFWPMLHESGLLPHPLKPEDDWKLVRFGIGLTDVVKRSSDSASDLTRAEFEAGAIVVQNKIRMYRPRIVCLNGLTAYRALFGRNEGPGAKPERIGESNVFVVPSTSRRNAGYPRETVLFWFKELERFRREKMA